GAGAAGTTTCCGTGAGATCGTTTTGAATCGTGTCTGCCATGGAGAATGAAAAGAGCTATGCAACAGGCAAAAGAACCATCGCTGGAAGGGGTAACATCCAAAGTCATGAGGTTGATCGATCTGGCGGCCTACCAGGAAGGGTCCATTGTCAGCCGGACGGTCGTTCAAAAGAAACTCGGGACAGTGACCTTTTTCGCATTCGACTCGGGCCAGGAGCTGAGTGAACATACGGCTCCCTTTGACGCGATGGTCTGCGTCATCGACGGGGAAGCGGAAGTCATAATCT
This Acidobacteriota bacterium DNA region includes the following protein-coding sequences:
- a CDS encoding cupin domain-containing protein, with the translated sequence MKRAMQQAKEPSLEGVTSKVMRLIDLAAYQEGSIVSRTVVQKKLGTVTFFAFDSGQELSEHTAPFDAMVCVIDGEAEVIISGKSHIVREGEMVIMPANQPHALKAPKRFKMLLIMIRS